The proteins below are encoded in one region of Amycolatopsis magusensis:
- a CDS encoding class I SAM-dependent methyltransferase: MTARSARSWRRAARNRSAGGAGMYTPQRRKLLADLTGTVLEIGPGAGANATYFPRDVRWLGLEPNPYLHDRLREQAKGEVIGGTAEEIPLADHSVDAVVGTIVLCSVEDQHRVLAEIVRVLRPGGRYVFLEHVAAPEGTWSRRAQQAVAPVSRWLDGGCDPARETGRAIDAAGFERVETEEFLLHGPFGVKIPHLTGWAGTAR, from the coding sequence ATGACCGCACGCAGCGCTCGCAGCTGGCGGCGAGCCGCCCGCAACCGGTCCGCCGGCGGCGCGGGCATGTACACGCCGCAACGCCGCAAGCTGTTGGCGGACCTCACCGGAACCGTGCTGGAGATCGGCCCCGGCGCCGGCGCGAACGCCACGTACTTCCCGCGCGACGTCCGCTGGCTCGGCCTCGAACCGAATCCCTACCTGCACGACCGCCTGCGAGAGCAGGCCAAGGGCGAGGTCATCGGCGGCACGGCGGAGGAGATCCCGCTGGCGGACCACAGCGTGGACGCGGTCGTCGGCACGATCGTGCTCTGCTCGGTCGAAGACCAGCACCGGGTGCTCGCCGAGATCGTGCGCGTGCTGCGACCCGGTGGGCGGTATGTGTTCCTGGAGCACGTCGCCGCGCCGGAGGGCACCTGGTCACGCCGGGCCCAGCAGGCCGTCGCGCCGGTCTCGCGCTGGCTCGACGGCGGTTGCGACCCGGCACGCGAAACCGGCCGCGCCATCGACGCGGCCGGGTTCGAGCGGGTGGAGACCGAGGAATTCCTGCTCCACGGCCCGTTCGGGGTGAAGATCCCCCACCTGACCGGCTGGGCGGGCACGGCCAGGTGA
- a CDS encoding non-ribosomal peptide synthetase, producing the protein MPRTIKDIYPLSPVQQGLLFHTLSAPDSGVYFEQFSVRLEGSLNAEAFRGAWERLVHRHDVLRSAVQWEGLDTPVLVVFDRIELPWSEEDWRGLDQAEQATRLSETLAAERVEGFDLGRAPLLRVGLYRLADDAWQVVWNYHHLLLDGWSSAAVLRELFLIYVALCAGDEPRLPNVRQYRDYIGWLQQQDLGAAERFWRDLLAGVTEPTVLGVDRPADGFRGDDDYDRRELVLPASLSTRLDEVARQRRLTVNTIFQAAWSLLLSRYSGSDDVVFGVTSSGRPVELPGVEEIAGMFINTLPARVKIPRERTIADWLPEFQREETERRQFEFSPLAKVQDWSEVPSGGTLFESILVFENYPTDFSVLDEVRDLRVTELFGIEQTNYPLTLLIELGAQTKLKVWFDETRIDADVAERLLGHLRTLIEELIGDPERPVAGIGLLTEPERRQLDQWADTGVDFGAPECLHDLVVRQAAKTPDAIAVRCEGEELTYAELDRQSNQLAHHLIGQGVTVDRVVGLCLHRSTELVVAMLGVLKAGGAYLPLDPDHPVDRLEFMLRDTGAALVLTQEHLRAGLPDAVPVLVMDREWYGSHPEVAPGPRSTATDLAYVMYTSGSTGNPKGVMVEHAGVWNRLRWGQHHYDLDASAVVLQKTPYTFDVSVWEFFWPLMVGAKLVLARPEGHKDPDYLVRLVRDEAITVLHFVPSMLRYFLVADGVSELPSVERVFCSGEALTAELRDRFFELFDAELHNLFGPTEASIEVTYWQCLPEHAGDPVVPIGRPIANVHCRILDQAGQQVPVGVPGELCLGGVAVARGYLGRPELTAEKFIDDPFAEGRLYRTGDLARRRADGVIEFLGRNDDQVKIRGQRVEPGEIESVILTHPAVREAAVTVHEVEGQQQLAAYVVPAVDADEVRDWVRQRLPEYMVPAGVTMLDRLPLSSNGKLDRGALPEPVWQGGEEFIPARSSLEQELAAIWAEVLGVERVGVLDNFFALGGDSILSIQMVSRAAQAGIHLTPAQVFREQTVARLVEVAGHGPAVLAPQEPVTGPVELGPIQRWFFDLDLPVRDQWNQGVTLRSRTEFDPERVRSALERVLVQHDVLRSRFTGGAACQVGIDEIDVPVVVSDDPVRAAHTGLDIEHGPLLKAAVDGTTLVLACHHLVVDAVSWRFIVEDFERAYLGSSGVRGSSPEQTTQQGEFPPKTTAFAQWTERLASYDVSAEENYWRGVVDTITPLPIDYEGPDTQETAVTRRISLPAEATARLAETARRMKARVDELVLTACAQGLTDWTGDAGITVDVEGHGREQLFDDIDLSRTVGWFTVMRPVHLPVGAAQEVDAVRAVKHALREAPNNGLGYGLLRDRLPGNPAVLFNFLGQLDGVSGGEFTLALDDSAGAHAPSNTRHHPVEINAAVHEGALTLELTYPGACYEQSTVDILLAEIRGHLDALTVTAGESAARAYLPGDFPLARIGAGELARITATHGLVGDLYPATTMQQGLLFHTLSAPGSGVYFEQFSVRLEGELDPAAFRESWQRLVDRHEALRSAVEWEGLDRPLMVVFDSIELPWSEEDWRDLDASKQAERLSALLAKQREDGFELNRAPLLRVGLFRLEDEAWQVVWNFHHLLLDGWSSAGVLRELFEIYVPLCDGRTPELPPVRQYHDYIEWLQKQDLEAAERYWRELLAGVSEPTALGVDRPSEGERRDEDYDRREIVLPAALGSKLEEVARRRRLTVNTLFQAAWSLLLSRYSGTEDVVFGVTSSGRPVDLAGAEHIAGLFINTLPARVTCPAGERLGTWLSELQQAQIDQRQFEFSPLTKVQEWSEVPAGVPLFESILVFENYPADFSVLERVSRLRVADLHSMEQTNYPLTVVIIPGPETTLKVWFDQTRIDAGAAERLLGHLRGLLEELAGDETRAVGEIGLLTAPEAELFERWADTGVDYGEPECLHQVIARQAAATPDAIAVRCGQSELTYAELDRRANQLAHHLIGQGVRADKVVGVAMRRSVELVVALLGVLKAGGAYVPLDPEYPAERLEFLVRDTGAKLVLTQDDLRDRLPGPVLALDVAELDGPETDPGVGKPADLAYVIYTSGSTGRPKGVMLEHRGVWNRLRWMQAEYPIGAADVVLQKTPYTFDVSVWEFFWPLMTGARMVLAKPDGHRDPAYLTELIRDEGVTTLHFVPSMLRYFLAAERVSDLPSVKRVFCSGEALTADLRDRFFELFGTSGAELHNLFGPTEASIDVTYWQCLPEHAGDPVVPIGRPIANTTCRILDHAGQQTPIGVPGELYLGGIGLARGYLGRPKLTREKFVKDPFSDGGRLYRTGDLARWRADGEIEFLGRNDDQVKIRGQRVEPGEIEAVLQADEMVKHAVVVADQDVLAAFVEPDFTAVTDQSLSSAPWLRRHVDQWQSLYEQIYTEPVIEVDADFNTAGWLSSYTGQPIPTGEMLEWRDRTVDRILGLQPKRVLEIGCGTGILLTRIAPKVSAYHGTDMSATAIDYVRGRLAEHGDEHVVLEKREAVDFAGIRPDSVDVVVLNSVTQYFPDVAYLVEVIRGAMEALVPGGAMFIGDVRNLRLLETLHASVQVAQAPGDVLAADVVQRVRHLARVENELLVDPGFFTRLREKVPELGRIEISPKEGSYDNELSRFRYDVVLEKAATPHVQVDARWLDWERGELTWDAVATMVRGGARELIALARVPNARVRRHHDRWQRLLGASGDATISEALAGTDGDAVDPEKLRALGRSCGYEVEISWAAGYPDGAFDVLLRRAGQPRADFRPPAAAEDLLEPANMPVRQELGADLRGRLLEKLAQKLPAHMVPSVLTVLDALPMTTSGKVDRKALRATRGAHLSEKPYVAPRDAVELRLARTWEKVLDVERVGVLDDFFELGGDSLVAIRLATEVQRAFDVKITLADQLAARTVEQEAGLVRGGGAAWRPLVEITAGEGTPVFCVHPAGGSVLCYGELARRLGRDRPFYGLAPLGLEEGQEADGSIGVMAERYLAEVRAVRPHGPYHLAGWSLGGVVALEMAARLEDEGERVELVAMIDSVAPELVDGDVDDVDVIAEFFAGVPLDLEHLRALTPDEAIRAAMEQAAAVNALPAGLDATRLLRMREVHKRHIVALVSHRAARYHGDVVLFRAADTPITQPAYGWENTVKGSLEIIGVPGNHQTVLSSPGVQRIARELGTRIPD; encoded by the coding sequence GTGCCTAGGACCATCAAGGACATCTACCCGCTTTCCCCGGTCCAGCAGGGCCTGCTGTTCCACACCCTGTCGGCGCCGGATTCCGGGGTCTACTTCGAACAGTTCAGTGTGCGCCTGGAGGGTTCGCTGAACGCCGAGGCCTTCCGCGGTGCCTGGGAACGGCTGGTGCACCGGCACGACGTGCTCCGCTCGGCGGTGCAGTGGGAAGGCCTGGACACCCCGGTGCTGGTGGTGTTCGACCGGATCGAGCTGCCGTGGTCCGAAGAGGACTGGCGCGGACTGGACCAGGCCGAGCAGGCCACCCGGTTGTCGGAAACCCTGGCGGCGGAACGGGTCGAGGGTTTCGACCTCGGGCGCGCGCCGCTGCTGCGGGTCGGCCTGTACCGGCTGGCCGACGACGCCTGGCAGGTGGTCTGGAACTACCACCACCTCCTGCTCGACGGCTGGAGTTCCGCGGCCGTGCTGCGGGAGCTGTTCCTGATCTACGTGGCGCTCTGCGCGGGCGACGAACCGCGGCTGCCGAACGTGAGGCAGTACCGCGACTACATCGGCTGGTTGCAGCAGCAGGATCTCGGTGCCGCGGAACGGTTCTGGCGCGATCTGCTCGCCGGGGTCACGGAGCCGACCGTGCTCGGGGTCGACCGTCCGGCCGACGGCTTCCGCGGTGACGACGACTACGACCGGCGCGAACTGGTGCTCCCGGCTTCGCTGAGCACCCGGCTGGACGAGGTCGCGCGGCAGCGCAGGCTCACGGTGAACACGATCTTCCAGGCCGCGTGGTCGTTGCTGCTGTCGCGGTACTCCGGCAGTGACGACGTGGTGTTCGGCGTGACCTCGTCGGGGCGCCCGGTGGAGCTGCCCGGCGTTGAAGAGATCGCGGGCATGTTCATCAACACTCTGCCCGCCCGCGTGAAGATCCCGCGCGAGCGCACGATCGCCGACTGGCTGCCGGAGTTCCAGCGCGAGGAGACCGAGCGGCGGCAGTTCGAATTCAGCCCGCTGGCCAAGGTGCAGGACTGGAGCGAGGTGCCCTCGGGCGGCACGCTCTTCGAGAGCATCCTCGTGTTCGAGAACTACCCGACCGACTTCTCCGTGCTCGACGAGGTACGCGATCTCCGGGTGACCGAGCTGTTCGGCATCGAGCAGACCAACTACCCGCTGACCCTGCTCATCGAACTCGGCGCGCAGACCAAGCTCAAAGTGTGGTTCGACGAGACCCGGATCGACGCAGACGTCGCCGAACGCCTGCTCGGGCACCTTCGCACGCTGATCGAGGAGCTGATCGGCGACCCCGAACGCCCGGTCGCGGGGATCGGCCTGCTCACCGAGCCCGAACGGCGGCAGCTCGACCAGTGGGCGGACACCGGGGTGGACTTCGGCGCCCCGGAATGCCTGCACGACCTCGTGGTGCGCCAGGCCGCGAAGACGCCGGACGCCATCGCCGTCCGGTGTGAAGGCGAGGAGCTGACCTACGCCGAACTCGACCGGCAGTCGAACCAGCTCGCGCACCACCTGATCGGCCAGGGCGTGACCGTGGACCGCGTGGTGGGACTGTGCCTGCACCGGTCGACCGAGCTGGTGGTCGCGATGCTCGGCGTGCTCAAGGCCGGCGGCGCGTACCTGCCGCTGGACCCCGACCACCCGGTGGACCGGCTGGAGTTCATGCTCCGCGACACCGGCGCGGCCCTCGTGCTGACCCAGGAACACCTGCGTGCCGGGCTGCCGGACGCCGTGCCCGTGCTCGTCATGGACCGCGAGTGGTACGGGTCGCACCCCGAAGTCGCGCCCGGCCCGCGCAGCACCGCGACCGACCTCGCGTACGTCATGTACACCTCGGGGTCCACCGGCAACCCCAAGGGCGTGATGGTCGAGCACGCGGGTGTGTGGAACCGGCTGCGCTGGGGGCAGCACCACTACGACCTGGACGCCTCGGCGGTGGTGCTGCAGAAGACGCCGTACACCTTCGATGTGTCGGTGTGGGAGTTCTTCTGGCCGCTGATGGTCGGCGCGAAGCTGGTGCTCGCGCGGCCCGAGGGGCACAAGGACCCGGACTATCTGGTCCGCCTGGTCCGCGACGAGGCCATCACCGTGCTGCACTTCGTGCCGTCGATGCTGCGGTACTTCCTGGTCGCCGACGGGGTTTCCGAGCTGCCGTCGGTCGAGCGGGTGTTCTGCAGCGGCGAGGCGCTGACCGCGGAACTGCGCGACCGCTTCTTCGAGCTGTTCGACGCCGAACTGCACAACCTGTTCGGGCCCACCGAAGCGTCCATCGAGGTGACGTACTGGCAGTGCCTGCCGGAGCACGCCGGTGACCCGGTGGTGCCGATCGGGCGGCCGATCGCGAACGTCCACTGCCGCATCCTCGACCAGGCCGGGCAGCAGGTCCCGGTCGGCGTGCCGGGTGAACTCTGCCTGGGCGGTGTCGCGGTCGCGCGGGGCTATCTCGGCCGTCCCGAACTGACCGCCGAAAAGTTCATCGACGACCCGTTCGCCGAGGGCAGGCTCTACCGGACCGGTGACCTCGCACGCCGGCGTGCCGACGGGGTGATCGAGTTCCTTGGGCGCAACGACGACCAGGTCAAGATCCGCGGTCAGCGCGTCGAGCCGGGGGAGATCGAGTCGGTCATCCTGACCCACCCGGCCGTGCGCGAGGCGGCGGTCACCGTGCACGAGGTCGAGGGACAGCAGCAGCTCGCCGCGTACGTGGTGCCCGCGGTCGACGCGGACGAGGTGCGTGACTGGGTGCGGCAGCGGCTGCCCGAGTACATGGTCCCGGCCGGTGTCACGATGCTGGACCGGCTTCCGTTGTCCTCCAACGGAAAGCTGGACCGTGGCGCGTTGCCTGAGCCGGTCTGGCAGGGCGGTGAGGAGTTCATCCCCGCACGATCCTCTTTGGAGCAGGAGCTCGCCGCGATCTGGGCCGAGGTGCTCGGCGTGGAACGCGTCGGCGTGCTGGACAACTTCTTCGCCCTCGGCGGCGATTCGATCCTGTCGATCCAGATGGTGTCGCGGGCCGCGCAGGCCGGTATCCATCTGACTCCGGCGCAGGTCTTCCGTGAGCAGACCGTGGCCCGGCTGGTCGAGGTGGCCGGGCACGGGCCCGCCGTGCTGGCGCCGCAGGAACCGGTGACCGGGCCGGTCGAGCTGGGGCCGATCCAGCGCTGGTTCTTCGACCTGGACCTGCCGGTGCGCGACCAGTGGAACCAGGGCGTCACCCTGCGCTCGCGCACCGAGTTCGACCCGGAACGCGTGCGGTCCGCGCTGGAGCGGGTGCTCGTGCAGCATGACGTGCTTCGCTCGCGGTTCACCGGGGGAGCCGCTTGTCAGGTCGGCATCGACGAGATCGACGTACCGGTGGTGGTCAGCGACGACCCGGTCCGGGCGGCCCACACCGGTCTCGACATCGAACACGGCCCGCTGCTGAAGGCGGCGGTCGACGGCACCACGCTCGTGCTTGCCTGTCACCACCTGGTGGTGGACGCGGTGAGCTGGCGGTTCATTGTCGAGGACTTCGAGCGGGCCTACCTCGGCAGTTCGGGGGTCCGGGGGTCGTCCCCCGAGCAGACAACACAGCAGGGCGAGTTCCCGCCGAAGACCACCGCCTTCGCGCAGTGGACCGAGCGGCTCGCCTCCTACGACGTGTCCGCCGAGGAGAACTACTGGCGCGGCGTGGTGGACACGATCACCCCGCTCCCGATCGACTACGAAGGTCCCGACACCCAGGAAACCGCCGTGACCAGGCGGATCTCGCTGCCTGCCGAGGCGACAGCACGGCTCGCCGAGACCGCGCGCCGGATGAAGGCGCGGGTGGACGAGCTGGTGCTGACCGCCTGCGCACAGGGCCTCACCGACTGGACCGGTGACGCCGGCATCACCGTCGACGTCGAAGGCCACGGCCGCGAGCAACTGTTCGACGACATCGACCTTTCGCGGACGGTCGGCTGGTTCACCGTGATGCGGCCGGTGCACCTGCCGGTCGGCGCGGCCCAGGAGGTCGACGCGGTGCGCGCGGTCAAGCACGCCCTGCGGGAGGCGCCGAACAACGGTCTCGGCTACGGCCTGCTGCGTGATCGCCTGCCCGGCAATCCGGCGGTGTTGTTCAACTTCCTCGGCCAGCTCGACGGTGTGAGCGGCGGTGAATTCACCCTGGCGCTGGATGATTCGGCGGGAGCGCACGCACCCTCGAACACCCGGCACCACCCGGTCGAGATCAACGCCGCGGTCCACGAGGGCGCACTGACCCTCGAACTCACCTACCCCGGCGCCTGCTACGAGCAGTCCACAGTAGACATCCTGCTCGCCGAGATCCGCGGTCACCTGGACGCGCTGACCGTCACGGCCGGCGAGTCCGCAGCCCGCGCCTACCTGCCCGGAGACTTCCCGCTGGCCCGCATCGGCGCGGGTGAGCTGGCGAGGATCACCGCTACGCACGGCCTGGTCGGCGATCTGTACCCGGCCACCACCATGCAGCAGGGCCTGCTGTTCCACACCCTGTCCGCGCCCGGTTCGGGGGTCTACTTCGAACAGTTCAGCGTCCGGCTCGAAGGCGAGCTGGATCCGGCTGCCTTCCGGGAATCCTGGCAGCGGCTGGTCGACCGGCACGAGGCGTTGCGCTCTGCGGTCGAATGGGAGGGCCTCGACCGGCCGCTGATGGTGGTGTTCGACTCGATCGAGCTGCCGTGGTCCGAAGAGGACTGGCGTGACCTGGATGCGTCGAAGCAGGCCGAGCGGTTGTCCGCGCTGCTGGCCAAGCAGCGCGAGGACGGGTTCGAGCTGAACCGTGCGCCACTGCTGCGCGTCGGGTTGTTCCGGCTGGAAGACGAGGCGTGGCAGGTGGTCTGGAACTTCCACCACCTGCTGCTGGACGGCTGGAGTTCGGCGGGCGTGCTGCGTGAGCTGTTCGAGATCTACGTGCCGTTGTGCGACGGCCGGACCCCCGAACTGCCGCCCGTCCGCCAGTACCACGACTACATCGAATGGCTGCAGAAGCAGGATCTCGAAGCCGCGGAACGGTACTGGCGCGAACTGCTGGCCGGGGTCTCCGAGCCGACGGCGCTGGGGGTGGACCGGCCGTCCGAAGGTGAACGCCGGGACGAGGACTACGACCGCCGCGAGATCGTGCTGCCCGCGGCACTGGGCTCGAAGCTGGAAGAAGTGGCTCGCCGCCGCCGGTTGACGGTGAACACCCTGTTCCAGGCCGCCTGGTCGCTGCTGCTTTCGCGGTACTCCGGCACCGAGGACGTGGTGTTCGGCGTGACCTCCTCGGGCCGCCCGGTCGACCTGGCCGGGGCCGAGCACATCGCCGGGCTGTTCATCAACACCCTGCCCGCCCGGGTCACGTGCCCGGCCGGGGAACGGCTCGGCACCTGGCTCAGCGAACTGCAGCAGGCGCAGATCGACCAGCGCCAGTTCGAGTTCAGCCCGCTGACCAAGGTGCAGGAGTGGAGCGAGGTCCCGGCCGGGGTCCCGCTGTTCGAGAGCATCCTGGTGTTCGAGAACTACCCGGCCGACTTCTCCGTGCTCGAACGCGTCAGCCGCCTGCGCGTGGCCGACCTGCACAGCATGGAGCAGACGAACTACCCGCTGACCGTGGTGATCATCCCGGGCCCGGAGACCACGCTGAAGGTCTGGTTCGACCAGACCCGGATCGACGCCGGGGCCGCCGAACGGCTGCTCGGGCACCTGCGCGGCCTGCTCGAGGAACTCGCTGGCGACGAAACCCGGGCGGTCGGGGAGATCGGCCTGCTCACCGCGCCCGAGGCGGAGCTGTTCGAGCGGTGGGCCGACACCGGGGTCGACTACGGCGAACCCGAGTGCCTGCACCAGGTGATCGCCCGGCAGGCCGCGGCGACGCCGGACGCCATCGCGGTCCGATGTGGACAATCCGAGCTCACCTACGCCGAGCTGGACCGCCGGGCGAACCAGCTCGCGCACCACCTCATCGGCCAGGGCGTGCGCGCGGACAAGGTGGTCGGCGTCGCGATGCGGCGTTCGGTCGAACTCGTGGTGGCGCTGCTCGGCGTGCTCAAGGCGGGCGGTGCGTACGTGCCGCTCGACCCGGAATACCCGGCTGAGCGCCTGGAGTTCCTGGTCCGCGACACCGGCGCGAAACTGGTGCTCACCCAGGACGACCTGCGTGACCGGCTGCCCGGTCCCGTGCTGGCACTGGATGTCGCCGAGCTCGACGGTCCGGAGACCGATCCGGGTGTCGGCAAGCCCGCCGACCTGGCGTACGTCATCTACACCTCCGGGTCCACCGGCCGGCCCAAGGGCGTGATGCTCGAACACCGCGGGGTGTGGAACCGGCTGCGCTGGATGCAGGCCGAGTACCCGATCGGCGCGGCGGACGTGGTGCTGCAGAAGACCCCGTACACCTTCGACGTGTCGGTGTGGGAGTTCTTCTGGCCGCTGATGACCGGGGCGCGCATGGTGCTGGCGAAGCCGGACGGCCACCGCGATCCCGCCTACCTGACCGAACTGATCCGGGACGAAGGCGTCACCACCCTCCACTTCGTACCGTCGATGCTGCGATACTTCCTTGCCGCCGAGAGGGTTTCCGACCTGCCTTCGGTGAAGCGGGTGTTCTGCAGTGGTGAAGCGCTGACGGCGGACCTGCGTGACCGGTTCTTCGAGTTGTTCGGTACCTCGGGAGCCGAACTGCACAACCTCTTCGGTCCCACCGAGGCGTCGATCGACGTGACGTACTGGCAGTGCCTGCCGGAGCACGCCGGTGATCCGGTCGTGCCGATCGGCCGCCCCATCGCGAACACCACCTGCCGCATCCTCGACCACGCCGGGCAGCAGACCCCGATCGGCGTGCCCGGTGAGCTCTACCTCGGCGGCATCGGGCTGGCCAGGGGGTATCTCGGCCGGCCGAAGCTGACGCGCGAGAAGTTCGTCAAGGATCCATTCTCCGACGGCGGCAGGCTCTACCGCACCGGCGACCTGGCGCGCTGGCGTGCCGACGGCGAGATCGAGTTCCTCGGCCGCAACGACGACCAGGTCAAGATCCGTGGCCAGCGCGTGGAACCCGGCGAGATCGAGGCCGTGCTGCAGGCCGACGAGATGGTCAAGCACGCGGTCGTGGTGGCCGACCAGGACGTGCTCGCGGCGTTCGTGGAGCCGGACTTCACCGCGGTCACCGACCAGTCGCTGTCCTCGGCGCCCTGGCTGCGGCGGCACGTCGACCAGTGGCAGTCGCTGTACGAGCAGATCTACACCGAGCCGGTGATCGAGGTCGACGCCGACTTCAACACCGCCGGCTGGCTGTCCAGCTACACCGGGCAGCCGATCCCGACCGGCGAAATGCTCGAATGGCGCGACCGCACGGTCGACCGGATCCTCGGCCTGCAACCGAAACGCGTACTGGAGATCGGCTGCGGCACCGGCATCCTGCTCACCCGGATCGCGCCGAAGGTCAGCGCCTACCACGGCACCGACATGTCGGCGACGGCGATCGACTACGTGCGCGGCAGGCTCGCCGAGCACGGCGACGAACACGTGGTGCTGGAGAAGCGCGAAGCGGTCGACTTCGCCGGGATCCGGCCGGACAGCGTGGACGTGGTGGTGCTCAACTCGGTCACCCAGTACTTCCCCGACGTGGCCTACCTGGTCGAGGTCATCCGCGGCGCGATGGAGGCACTGGTCCCCGGCGGTGCGATGTTCATCGGTGACGTGCGGAACCTGCGGCTCCTGGAGACCCTGCACGCCTCGGTGCAGGTGGCGCAGGCGCCGGGTGACGTGCTCGCGGCGGACGTGGTGCAGCGGGTCCGGCACCTGGCGCGGGTGGAGAACGAGTTGCTCGTCGATCCCGGCTTCTTCACCCGCCTGCGCGAGAAGGTGCCGGAGCTGGGGCGGATCGAGATCAGCCCGAAGGAGGGCTCGTACGACAACGAGCTGAGCCGGTTCCGGTACGACGTGGTGCTGGAGAAGGCGGCCACCCCGCACGTCCAGGTGGACGCGCGCTGGCTCGACTGGGAGCGCGGCGAGCTGACCTGGGACGCGGTGGCCACCATGGTTCGCGGTGGGGCCAGGGAGCTGATCGCGCTCGCCCGCGTGCCGAACGCGCGAGTCCGGCGGCACCACGACCGCTGGCAGCGCCTGCTCGGTGCTTCCGGGGACGCGACGATCAGCGAGGCACTCGCCGGGACCGACGGGGATGCCGTCGATCCGGAGAAACTGCGCGCGCTCGGGCGTTCGTGCGGGTACGAGGTCGAGATCAGCTGGGCCGCAGGCTATCCCGACGGCGCGTTCGACGTGCTCCTGCGCCGGGCCGGGCAGCCGCGGGCCGACTTCCGCCCACCGGCCGCCGCGGAAGACCTGCTGGAGCCCGCGAACATGCCGGTGCGCCAGGAACTCGGCGCCGACCTGCGCGGCAGGCTGCTGGAGAAGCTCGCGCAGAAGCTGCCGGCGCACATGGTGCCGTCCGTGCTGACCGTGCTCGACGCCCTGCCGATGACCACCTCCGGCAAGGTCGACCGCAAGGCGCTCCGGGCCACGCGCGGCGCCCACCTGTCCGAAAAGCCTTATGTGGCCCCGAGGGACGCGGTCGAGCTGCGGCTGGCCCGGACCTGGGAGAAGGTGCTCGACGTCGAACGCGTCGGCGTGCTGGACGACTTCTTCGAGCTGGGCGGCGATTCGCTGGTGGCCATCCGGCTGGCGACCGAGGTGCAGCGGGCCTTCGACGTGAAGATCACGCTGGCCGACCAGCTCGCCGCCCGCACGGTCGAGCAGGAGGCCGGGCTGGTCCGCGGGGGCGGCGCGGCCTGGCGGCCACTGGTCGAAATCACCGCGGGCGAGGGCACGCCGGTGTTCTGCGTGCACCCGGCGGGTGGCAGCGTGCTCTGCTACGGCGAACTGGCCCGGCGGCTCGGCCGCGACCGGCCGTTCTACGGGCTGGCACCGCTCGGGCTCGAAGAAGGGCAGGAGGCCGACGGCAGCATCGGCGTGATGGCCGAGCGCTACCTCGCCGAGGTGCGCGCGGTCCGGCCGCACGGCCCGTACCACCTGGCGGGCTGGTCACTCGGCGGGGTGGTGGCGCTGGAAATGGCCGCCCGGCTGGAAGACGAGGGCGAGCGCGTCGAGCTGGTCGCGATGATCGACTCGGTGGCACCCGAGCTGGTCGACGGCGACGTGGACGACGTCGACGTGATCGCCGAGTTCTTCGCCGGTGTGCCGCTGGACCTTGAGCACCTGCGCGCACTCACCCCCGACGAGGCCATCCGCGCGGCGATGGAACAGGCGGCGGCGGTCAACGCGCTGCCCGCCGGGCTCGACGCGACCCGGCTGCTGCGCATGCGGGAAGTCCACAAGCGACACATCGTGGCGCTGGTTTCCCACCGTGCCGCCAGGTACCACGGGGACGTGGTGCTCTTCCGCGCCGCGGACACCCCGATCACCCAGCCCGCGTACGGCTGGGAGAACACCGTCAAGGGCAGTCTCGAAATCATCGGCGTGCCCGGCAACCACCAGACCGTGCTGAGTTCCCCCGGCGTGCAGCGCATCGCCCGCGAACTCGGCACCCGGATCCCGGACTAG
- a CDS encoding NAD(P)/FAD-dependent oxidoreductase — protein sequence MYDVIVVGAGPSGLNAALILGRALRKVLVVDSGEPRNARAHAMNGFLSRDGIDPAEFRRIAREDLAKYESVTIRDVAVSSISAGEAGALVELADETTEQAHSVLLTVGRRDRLPEVDGVAELWGQGVYGCPYCHGFEVRGQKLAVLGAETSAAHLAVQLTRYSPDVVLFTNGTPDFDEEAAAALKVCEVEVRTEPVEQVTGADGRLTGVRIASETVARDAMFLKTPLDAHGELAEALGCELMDDGSVRIDEHGHTSVDRIYAAGEAARLPNWPSPWIHAVTSAALGAMVALSIDHDLIVADVRSKFGM from the coding sequence ATGTACGACGTGATCGTGGTAGGGGCCGGGCCGTCCGGCCTGAACGCGGCGTTGATCCTGGGCCGCGCGCTGCGGAAGGTGCTGGTGGTGGACTCCGGTGAGCCGCGCAACGCCCGGGCGCACGCGATGAACGGCTTCCTCAGCCGGGACGGGATCGACCCGGCCGAGTTCCGCCGGATCGCCAGGGAGGACCTGGCCAAGTACGAATCGGTGACCATTCGCGATGTGGCGGTCTCCTCGATCTCGGCCGGTGAGGCGGGCGCGTTGGTGGAACTCGCCGACGAGACCACCGAGCAGGCACACAGCGTGCTGCTGACCGTGGGCCGCCGCGACCGGCTGCCCGAGGTCGACGGCGTGGCCGAGCTGTGGGGCCAGGGCGTCTACGGCTGCCCGTACTGCCACGGGTTCGAGGTGCGCGGGCAGAAGTTGGCCGTGCTGGGCGCGGAAACCTCGGCCGCGCACCTGGCCGTGCAGCTGACCCGGTACAGCCCGGACGTGGTGCTGTTCACCAACGGCACGCCGGACTTCGACGAGGAAGCGGCGGCCGCGCTGAAGGTGTGCGAGGTGGAGGTGCGGACGGAGCCGGTGGAGCAGGTCACCGGCGCCGACGGGCGGCTCACCGGCGTGCGGATCGCGAGCGAGACCGTCGCCCGTGACGCGATGTTCCTGAAGACGCCGCTCGACGCGCACGGCGAACTCGCCGAAGCGCTGGGCTGCGAACTGATGGACGACGGCTCGGTGCGGATCGACGAGCACGGGCACACCTCGGTCGACCGGATCTACGCCGCCGGTGAGGCCGCCCGCCTGCCGAACTGGCCGTCACCGTGGATCCACGCGGTCACCAGCGCCGCACTGGGCGCCATGGTCGCGCTGAGCATCGACCACGACCTCATCGTCGCCGACGTGCGGTCCAAGTTCGGCATGTGA